Genomic DNA from Streptococcus uberis:
TGTCGTTGTTGATGATGTTCAATTACCGAACAATCTTGGGACCTCTAAAAGAGAACTCGTTTTACATCGAGGAGCAGTATCCATTTTAGCTGTAACCCCAGAAAATAAACTGGTTATTGTTAAACAATATCGAAAAGCTATTGAAGGTGTATCATTCGAAATTCCTGCTGGAAAACTTGAAATGGGTGAAAATGGGTCAGAGCTTGAGGCTGCTAAACGAGAATTAGAGGAAGAAACAGGTTATTCGGGTGATTTAGAACTCATCTATGAATTCTACACAGCTATTGGTTTTTGTAATGAAAAAATAAAGCTCTACTTAGCGACACAATTAAAAAAAGTAGAGAATCCAAGACCACAAGATGATGATGAGGTCTTAGAAATATATGAATTGTCTTATCAAGAATGTCTGGACTTGATTGAAACAGGCGAAATCTGTGATGCGAAAACCATAATAGCCATTCAATATTTTGGACAGCAGTATGGAGGTGATTTAGGATGAGAAAAGCCTTATTAACGGATGACATTATTGAGAAAGCTAAGCGCGGTGATGTCATTGAGGATGATTTTGATGTTGATTCTGAGACAAAAATCATGACTTTTTCTGATGACCGTGATGATTCCCATTCAAATAGAATTTATAAAAGTCGCAGAATAGAAAATGCTAAAAGAAATCAATTTCAGTCTAAGCTAAATCTCTTACTGATTGCTTTGGTATTGTTGATTGCTTTATTAATCTATGCTGTTTTCAACCTCTAAAGGAAGGTAAATAGAATGAAAATTGGTATTATTGCCGCCATGGAAGAAGAACTTCGCCATCTTGTCGATCAATTAGAGGATCGGCATGAAGAAATCGTCATGTCTAATCGTTACCATTTAGGTAAAATAGCTGGACACGATTTGGTCTTGGTTCAATCAGGTGTTGGTAAAGTCATGTCAGCCTTGACAGTTGCTATTTTAGTGGAAACTTTTAAAGTAGATGCTCTTATCAACACAGGATCAGCTGGCGCGGTTGCTTCCCATCTCCAAATTGGTGATGTCGTGGTTGCAGATCGATTGGTTTACCACGATGTCGATTTAACAGCCTTTGGCTATGATTATGGTCAGATGTCAATGCAACCCCTTTATTTTCAGGCAGACACTAACTTTGTAGAAACTTTTGAAGAAGTTCTAAAAAAAGAAAAGAGTCGACACGCCATCGGCCTCATTGCGACAGGGGATTCCTTTGTTGCAGGGCAAGATAAAATTGACGC
This window encodes:
- a CDS encoding NUDIX hydrolase encodes the protein MDFEEVTLKRKDIYKGTIFDVVVDDVQLPNNLGTSKRELVLHRGAVSILAVTPENKLVIVKQYRKAIEGVSFEIPAGKLEMGENGSELEAAKRELEEETGYSGDLELIYEFYTAIGFCNEKIKLYLATQLKKVENPRPQDDDEVLEIYELSYQECLDLIETGEICDAKTIIAIQYFGQQYGGDLG
- the macP gene encoding cell wall synthase accessory phosphoprotein MacP; protein product: MRKALLTDDIIEKAKRGDVIEDDFDVDSETKIMTFSDDRDDSHSNRIYKSRRIENAKRNQFQSKLNLLLIALVLLIALLIYAVFNL
- a CDS encoding 5'-methylthioadenosine/adenosylhomocysteine nucleosidase, yielding MKIGIIAAMEEELRHLVDQLEDRHEEIVMSNRYHLGKIAGHDLVLVQSGVGKVMSALTVAILVETFKVDALINTGSAGAVASHLQIGDVVVADRLVYHDVDLTAFGYDYGQMSMQPLYFQADTNFVETFEEVLKKEKSRHAIGLIATGDSFVAGQDKIDAIKNHFSDVLAVEMEGAAIAQAALATGKPFIVVRAMSDTAAHDANITFDQFIQEAGQKSAETLIRFLEQLT